One genomic region from Falco naumanni isolate bFalNau1 chromosome 23, bFalNau1.pat, whole genome shotgun sequence encodes:
- the LOC121080234 gene encoding N-alpha-acetyltransferase 20-like, translated as MLCTFAALGKAEGSVAGEEWHGHVTALSVAPEFQQLGLAAKLMELLGEISEVKGGFFVDLFVRVSNRVAVNMYKQLGCRVYRTVSERYSASSGEPDEDAYGTRKALCRVTEKKSIIPLPHPVRPEDTE; from the exons ATGCTCTGTACGTTCGCAGCACTGGGTAAAGCGGAAGGCTCTGTGGCTGGGGAAGAGTGGCACGGACATGTTACTGCTCTCTCTGTCGCACCGGAATTTCAACAGCTGGGTTTGGCTGCTAAATTGATGGAACTACTGGGAGAAATTTCAGAAGT AAAGGGTGGATTTTTCGTCGATCTCTTTGTGAGAGTATCAAATCGGGTTGCAGTAAATATGTATAAGCAGCTCGGCTGCCGTGTGTACCGGACAGTATCGGAGCGCTACTCTGCTAGCAGTGGAGAGCCAGATGAAGATGCTTACG GTACGAGGAAAGCTCTTTGCAGAgttacagagaagaaatcaaTTATACCTCTGCCTCATCCTGTGAGACCAGAAGACACTGAGTAA